The window TTTCCATATTTATCATTATTCCAAATAAAAGCCGTTTCTTTATTATATTCTTCAATTCTTTTATTAACTGTAATAATATCCGTATCATCATTACGATGACTTATTTTTCCTCTTTTTAATAATCTATTTATTATTAATTTTTCTTGAATAAAAAAATGAAAAATAATATTTATATTTCCTAAATAAAATTTTTTTAATATTTCTTTTAAAGATAAAATTTGATTTTTAGTTCTAGGATATCCATCATAAATAATTCCTTTAGCATGAAAATGTTTTTGAACTTCTATATTCAACATTTTTGTGGTTATAAAATCAGGAACTAATATTCCTTTATTTATATAACAACTAGCAAGTTTTCCTAACTTCGTTTTTTTTTTAATATTATCTCTAAATATCATACCAGTAGATAAGTGTATAAAATCAAATTTTTTTGCTATTATTTGAGCTTGAGTTCCTTTTCCACATCCTGGAGGACCAAACAATATAATGTGTATCATAAAAAAAATTTTTATTATAAATCTTTATGTAAAAAAAAATACACTATAAAGTAAGGTTATGGTATAGTGCAATTATTATATGCAATTATTATAAATGAATAGCTTTTCCATAAGCATGAGCTATGGCTTCTAAAATAGATTCACTTAATGAAGGATGAGGATGTATACTTCCTAAAATTTCATAACTAGTTGCTTCTAATTTTCTAGCAACTACTACTTCAGAAATCAAATCCGTAACGTTATTTCCAATCATATGACAACCTAACCATTCATCATATTTTGCATCAAAAATTACTTTAACAAAACCATTAGTATTTTCATCAGAAATCGCTCTTCCAAGAG of the Blattabacterium cuenoti genome contains:
- a CDS encoding adenylate kinase family protein, which translates into the protein MIHIILFGPPGCGKGTQAQIIAKKFDFIHLSTGMIFRDNIKKKTKLGKLASCYINKGILVPDFITTKMLNIEVQKHFHAKGIIYDGYPRTKNQILSLKEILKKFYLGNINIIFHFFIQEKLIINRLLKRGKISHRNDDTDIITVNKRIEEYNKETAFIWNNDKYGKNIIKLNASFPIKKISFFIEKKIMNL